One window of Cystobacter fuscus DSM 2262 genomic DNA carries:
- the bla gene encoding subclass B3 metallo-beta-lactamase produces the protein MRLLALLIPLVTAATPSVPPDTAPIECGDCAEWNRPQAPFRVYGNTYYVGVAGLSSVLIDSGEGLILVDGALPQSAERIAEGVRALGFEMRDVKWILNSHAHCDHAGGIAALRRMSGAKVAASPAGAKALRLGSVTPDDPLAGYGASMRYPAVRDVVTVADGGTVTLGKVVVTAHHTPGHTPGATTWTWRSCEGERCVDVVYAESLTPVAAPRFRHGADAARVQRFRGSIEKIRTLPCDVMIPTHPGAGRFFELRARSEREGRQAFIDPGACRAYADRADQGLTARLKKEAEGKAE, from the coding sequence ATGCGACTGCTCGCCTTGCTCATCCCGCTCGTCACCGCTGCAACCCCCTCCGTCCCGCCCGACACCGCGCCCATCGAGTGCGGCGACTGCGCGGAGTGGAACCGGCCGCAGGCGCCGTTCCGCGTGTACGGGAACACGTACTACGTCGGCGTCGCGGGGCTGTCGTCGGTCCTCATCGACAGCGGGGAGGGCCTCATCCTCGTCGACGGCGCACTGCCCCAGTCCGCGGAGCGCATCGCGGAGGGCGTGCGCGCCCTGGGCTTTGAGATGCGCGACGTGAAGTGGATCCTCAACTCGCACGCGCACTGCGACCACGCCGGGGGCATCGCGGCGCTGCGGCGGATGAGCGGCGCCAAGGTGGCGGCGAGCCCAGCCGGGGCCAAGGCGCTGCGCCTCGGGTCGGTCACCCCGGATGATCCCCTGGCAGGCTACGGGGCCTCCATGCGCTACCCGGCCGTGCGGGACGTGGTGACGGTGGCCGACGGCGGGACGGTGACGCTCGGCAAGGTCGTCGTCACCGCGCACCACACGCCGGGGCACACCCCCGGCGCGACGACGTGGACGTGGCGCAGCTGCGAGGGGGAGCGCTGTGTGGACGTGGTGTATGCCGAGAGCCTCACGCCTGTGGCCGCACCGCGCTTCCGCCACGGCGCCGACGCCGCCCGCGTGCAGCGGTTCCGCGGCAGCATCGAGAAGATCCGAACCCTGCCGTGTGACGTGATGATCCCCACCCACCCGGGGGCAGGCCGCTTCTTCGAGCTGCGGGCCCGGAGCGAGCGCGAGGGGCGACAGGCCTTCATCGACCCGGGGGCGTGCCGCGCGTACGCGGACCGGGCGGACCAGGGGCTCACCGCGAGGCTGAAGAAGGAGGCGGAGGGCAAGGCCGAGTAG
- a CDS encoding HD domain-containing protein has protein sequence MNQPIPLERLLERAISIAEQQHAGQTDKAGRPYIEHPKRVMQAMENDAERIVAILHDVIEDTGLTLDQLAAEGFPGYLLEALDSVTRRDGETYEAFIARAAANAIGRRVKYADLRDNADLSRIAAPTAADVARTEKYRRALAQLDAA, from the coding sequence ATGAACCAACCCATCCCACTCGAGCGCCTTCTCGAACGCGCGATCTCGATAGCAGAGCAGCAGCACGCCGGACAAACGGACAAGGCAGGCCGCCCTTACATCGAACACCCGAAGCGCGTCATGCAGGCCATGGAAAACGATGCCGAGCGCATTGTGGCAATCCTGCACGACGTCATCGAAGATACGGGCCTGACGCTCGACCAACTCGCGGCCGAAGGCTTTCCCGGCTACCTGCTCGAAGCGCTGGATTCGGTGACGCGCAGGGATGGAGAAACCTACGAAGCTTTCATCGCCCGCGCGGCGGCGAATGCGATTGGCCGCCGCGTCAAGTATGCGGACCTCCGGGACAATGCCGACTTGTCCCGCATTGCGGCCCCCACGGCTGCCGACGTGGCCAGGACGGAAAAATATCGTCGCGCGCTGGCCCAGTTGGATGCCGCATAA